The following proteins are encoded in a genomic region of Limosilactobacillus reuteri subsp. reuteri:
- a CDS encoding ATP-dependent RecD-like DNA helicase encodes MAEEIDLFKTPTEPSFFIGQVQSEIFTSPDSFFKVLIVSVEEANFDWHEPEITVTGSFGDLSDDQTYRFEGKIVEHPRYGQQFQATSYHVNRPTSKDGLIDFLSGKQFTGIGKKTAEKIVDKLGTDAINKIIADPHVLDELKLRKAVKDSLVDNLRAHQGMDQIIIGLNDLGFGANLSSAIFDKYGEETLHIINENPYQLAAEIDGISFNRADQVAQKLGIATDDSRRIDAAIIQTLDDLTMETGDTFTTTKPLLQQTIQLLAQGSGGRVSTDLIANQIVELEKNQAISYADEKIYPTALYNAEWQIADHLHRLLTVDQEKVPATTIEKTVTKVADQSGITYDQVQKEAIKTALNSKVMLLTGGPGTGKTTIIKGIVASYAKIHDLSLDVNEYKEKSFPVLLAAPTGRAAKRMSEATDLPASTIHRLLGLNGREMPTDMNARDLEGSLLIIDEMSMVDTLLFKTLIQAVPTSMHVVLVGDKDQLPSVGPGQVFHDLLDFAELPKVELTNIHRQAADSTIIPLAHAIKEGKLPSDLTNKMPDRSFISCHANQVPSVVQQIIDLSKKRDYSANDIQILAPMYRGQAGIDRLNELAQQAYNPPANGKQEVDFRGLTFRVGDKVLQLVNVPEKNIFNGDIGKITAIESGRTVGKKNESITVDFDGNEVSYSRMEWNQLRLAYCISIHKAQGSQFKMVLLPIVQQFSRMLQRNLLYTAITRAAEKLVLIGEPYAAVTSVKNEAVNRKTSLVDRLGRVWNRHGELKSNLDHQTDSLTKELASSQPVQKQTEQLINNDAQQYILTADLINSDTIDPLIGMENISLQSLHQVK; translated from the coding sequence AATCTGAGATTTTTACTAGTCCAGATTCGTTTTTTAAGGTTTTAATTGTCTCGGTTGAAGAAGCAAATTTTGATTGGCACGAGCCGGAGATTACTGTAACGGGAAGTTTTGGTGATCTTAGTGATGATCAGACTTACCGCTTTGAGGGAAAAATTGTTGAGCATCCGCGATATGGGCAACAGTTTCAAGCGACTTCTTACCATGTCAATCGGCCCACAAGCAAGGATGGGTTAATTGATTTCTTGTCTGGAAAACAGTTTACCGGAATTGGAAAAAAGACGGCTGAAAAAATTGTCGATAAATTAGGAACGGATGCGATTAATAAAATTATTGCTGACCCCCATGTTTTAGATGAATTAAAACTCCGCAAAGCAGTTAAGGATTCATTAGTTGATAATTTACGAGCACACCAGGGGATGGACCAGATTATTATCGGCCTAAATGATCTCGGCTTTGGCGCTAACCTTAGTAGTGCAATTTTTGACAAGTACGGAGAAGAAACTCTGCATATTATTAATGAAAATCCTTACCAACTCGCTGCTGAGATAGATGGAATTAGCTTTAATCGGGCTGATCAGGTGGCACAGAAATTAGGAATCGCCACGGATGATTCACGTCGAATTGATGCCGCAATTATCCAGACGCTTGATGACTTGACAATGGAGACTGGTGATACATTTACTACAACAAAACCTCTTCTGCAGCAAACTATCCAGTTGCTTGCCCAAGGAAGTGGGGGTCGTGTTTCGACCGATTTAATTGCCAACCAAATTGTTGAGCTAGAGAAAAATCAAGCAATTAGTTATGCGGATGAAAAAATTTATCCAACTGCCCTTTATAACGCGGAATGGCAAATTGCTGATCACTTACATCGTCTTCTTACCGTTGACCAGGAAAAAGTACCAGCAACGACTATTGAGAAAACAGTTACGAAGGTTGCCGATCAATCGGGGATAACCTATGACCAAGTTCAAAAAGAGGCCATCAAAACAGCCTTAAATAGTAAAGTTATGCTTCTTACGGGAGGCCCAGGAACGGGAAAAACAACAATTATTAAAGGGATTGTAGCAAGTTATGCGAAAATTCATGATCTTTCATTGGACGTAAATGAATATAAAGAAAAGTCATTTCCTGTTTTACTAGCTGCTCCTACAGGCCGTGCTGCTAAACGAATGAGTGAAGCTACTGATTTACCAGCAAGTACAATTCACCGCTTGCTAGGGCTTAATGGCCGGGAAATGCCAACTGATATGAATGCCCGCGATTTAGAAGGCTCGTTATTGATTATTGATGAAATGTCGATGGTCGATACCCTCTTGTTTAAGACTCTTATTCAAGCCGTCCCTACTTCTATGCATGTAGTTTTGGTAGGTGATAAAGACCAATTACCATCTGTTGGTCCCGGGCAAGTTTTCCATGATCTTCTTGACTTTGCAGAACTGCCCAAAGTTGAACTGACCAATATTCACCGCCAGGCTGCTGATTCAACAATTATCCCATTAGCTCATGCTATCAAAGAGGGTAAGCTACCATCAGATCTAACGAATAAAATGCCAGATCGATCATTTATCTCATGCCATGCTAACCAAGTGCCAAGTGTGGTTCAACAAATTATTGACCTTTCTAAAAAACGAGATTATTCCGCAAATGATATTCAAATCTTGGCACCAATGTACCGTGGACAGGCAGGGATCGATCGTTTGAATGAGCTTGCACAACAGGCGTATAATCCTCCAGCTAATGGAAAGCAAGAAGTCGATTTTAGGGGACTAACTTTTCGTGTTGGAGATAAGGTTCTGCAACTCGTTAATGTTCCAGAAAAGAACATTTTTAATGGTGACATTGGAAAAATCACAGCAATTGAAAGCGGTAGGACAGTCGGTAAGAAAAATGAATCAATTACTGTCGATTTTGATGGTAATGAAGTGAGTTATAGCCGCATGGAATGGAATCAATTACGGTTAGCTTATTGTATTTCGATCCATAAAGCACAGGGAAGTCAGTTTAAGATGGTTCTTTTGCCAATTGTTCAGCAGTTTAGCCGGATGCTTCAACGAAATCTTTTATATACAGCGATTACTCGTGCCGCAGAAAAGCTAGTTTTGATCGGTGAGCCATATGCGGCTGTGACTAGTGTAAAAAATGAAGCAGTTAACCGAAAAACTTCTTTGGTTGATCGCCTCGGTAGGGTTTGGAATAGGCATGGTGAACTAAAATCAAACTTAGATCATCAAACAGATTCATTAACAAAAGAACTTGCTAGTTCCCAACCAGTTCAAAAACAAACTGAACAATTAATAAATAATGATGCTCAGCAATATATTCTAACAGCTGATCTCATTAATTCAGATACAATTGATCCATTAATCGGAATGGAAAATATTAGCTTACAAAGTTTGCATCAAGTCAAATAA
- a CDS encoding ribose-phosphate diphosphokinase: MTQIKNADNVRLFSLNSNPKLAEQISQRVGIPLSKASISHFADGEIKITIDESIRGCEVYVIQSVSDPVNTNLMELLIMVDALRRASAAKINVVMPYYGYARQDRKARSREPITAKLIANLLEMDQISRLVTIDLHAPQVQGFFDIPVDHLQATSLFTKYIEEQNLGDDIVVVAPDHAGVNLARKYAERIKASIAIIDNRNDEVRERTEQEVPEYVIGDVKGKTAIIVDDIVDTGVRMNLSAQALKNFGAAKVYGIATHAVLSADAVNTLQNSPLEKMIVTDTIQLPKEKEFSKLVQLSVDDLLKEAIVRIHNNQSIDTLFNRK; this comes from the coding sequence ATGACCCAGATAAAAAATGCCGATAATGTGCGTTTATTTTCACTAAATTCAAATCCAAAACTAGCTGAACAAATTTCTCAACGCGTGGGGATTCCGTTGAGTAAAGCTTCCATTAGTCATTTTGCTGATGGTGAAATTAAAATTACAATTGACGAAAGTATTCGTGGCTGTGAGGTTTATGTCATCCAGTCAGTTTCTGATCCGGTTAACACTAACTTGATGGAACTATTGATTATGGTTGATGCTTTACGACGGGCAAGTGCAGCCAAGATTAACGTAGTAATGCCATACTATGGTTATGCACGTCAAGATCGAAAAGCACGAAGCCGTGAACCAATTACAGCTAAGTTGATCGCCAACCTTCTTGAAATGGATCAAATTAGCCGACTAGTAACGATTGACCTTCATGCTCCTCAAGTTCAAGGTTTCTTTGATATTCCTGTTGATCATCTTCAAGCAACCAGTCTTTTTACCAAATATATTGAAGAGCAAAACTTGGGGGATGATATTGTAGTAGTTGCCCCTGATCATGCCGGTGTTAATTTAGCACGGAAATATGCTGAACGAATTAAAGCGTCTATTGCGATTATTGACAACCGTAACGATGAAGTTCGGGAACGGACTGAACAAGAAGTACCTGAGTATGTAATTGGAGACGTAAAGGGAAAGACTGCGATTATTGTTGACGATATTGTTGATACTGGTGTCCGGATGAACTTATCTGCGCAAGCCTTGAAGAATTTTGGGGCAGCTAAGGTTTATGGTATTGCTACGCACGCAGTATTATCAGCCGATGCGGTAAATACGTTGCAAAATTCTCCTCTTGAAAAGATGATTGTAACAGATACAATTCAATTGCCAAAAGAGAAAGAATTCTCTAAGTTGGTTCAATTATCAGTGGACGATTTATTAAAAGAAGCAATTGTTCGTATCCACAATAACCAATCAATTGATACATTGTTTAATCGTAAATAA
- the dapF gene encoding diaminopimelate epimerase: MVQLLKVHGSQNAFFILDQTQLTNPLNDEELVSFTQQITDAQNGVLGGADGVLVVNHPTRPGSAAQMRVINADGSEASMCGNGLRTVARYVAERDNLTDFKVDTMNASLRVRQHEDLAPGVPAFAVEISPVKFDRTALPFDNLGHKRLLDTLVPELYPSLRFSALAVPNPHLISFVSMEELNGSALKELGTRLNSDNPYFSDGVNVNFGHILGHNKLFVKTFERGVGFTNACGTGMSATSLALALTHPDAASFNEPISVYNPGGMVKTILHRDDYNYWIELIGNATFTNIITVEESTIHQENLDELQSSSVETAENKAYLAFVNSLPSLKFEN, translated from the coding sequence ATGGTGCAATTATTAAAAGTCCACGGATCACAAAATGCCTTTTTTATTCTTGACCAAACACAACTGACCAATCCCCTTAACGATGAAGAATTAGTTTCGTTTACCCAGCAAATAACCGATGCACAAAATGGCGTTCTCGGTGGTGCTGATGGCGTTTTAGTTGTTAACCATCCAACTAGACCAGGATCAGCAGCACAAATGCGGGTAATTAACGCAGATGGCAGTGAGGCCTCAATGTGCGGCAATGGTTTAAGAACGGTTGCTCGCTATGTAGCAGAACGTGATAATTTAACCGATTTTAAAGTCGATACAATGAATGCTAGTCTTCGTGTTCGTCAGCATGAAGACCTTGCACCCGGAGTTCCCGCTTTTGCCGTTGAAATTTCACCAGTAAAGTTTGACCGCACTGCTTTGCCATTTGATAATCTTGGTCACAAGCGCCTATTAGACACCCTCGTCCCTGAATTATATCCTAGCCTCCGTTTTTCAGCCCTTGCTGTTCCTAATCCCCACTTAATTAGTTTTGTTAGTATGGAAGAACTAAATGGCTCAGCGCTTAAAGAATTAGGTACACGGTTAAATAGTGATAATCCTTACTTCAGCGATGGAGTAAATGTTAACTTTGGCCATATTCTCGGTCATAACAAACTCTTTGTAAAAACGTTTGAACGAGGAGTCGGCTTTACAAATGCTTGTGGAACAGGTATGTCTGCCACTAGTCTCGCTTTAGCCCTCACTCATCCAGACGCAGCATCATTTAATGAACCAATTAGTGTTTACAATCCTGGTGGCATGGTCAAGACAATTCTTCACCGTGATGACTACAACTACTGGATCGAATTAATCGGTAATGCTACGTTTACTAATATTATTACTGTAGAGGAGTCAACAATTCACCAAGAAAATCTTGATGAGCTTCAAAGCAGTAGCGTTGAAACGGCTGAAAACAAAGCATATTTGGCTTTTGTTAATTCACTACCTTCCTTAAAATTTGAAAATTAA
- a CDS encoding aspartate kinase yields MKVVKFGGSSLANGEAFQNAINIITSDPQRRVIVTSAPGKRFADDIKVTDLLIKYAQTVIAGQNPQEIVEQILNRYQEIAAYFGLPADKLIPLAERLEGLPNHTYPNDNYLLAAFKAHGERLNAQLMAILLQHLGYEARFVTPSEAGIIVTGTPNNANVIPETYANLSHFTFNENELLIFPGFYGLTLAGHIATFSRGGSDITGAILARGLHASTYENFTDVDAIYSANPQIVDHPQPITTMTYREMRELSYAGFSVFHDEALIPAIQGNIPINVRNTNDPEKPGTMIVPDKDFQPSDIVTGVVSGKHFAALYLHKYLLNKQAGFTLRILEILAKHNVSYEHMPSGIDDITIILDRNAINDQLIDTICNEIQEEINPDRLEWIDNYAITMVVGEGMRNRTGVIDDILMPLAEKHIAVPMINQGASRIAIMIGTYNEDADEAVRAIYHRFFAN; encoded by the coding sequence ATGAAAGTCGTAAAGTTTGGTGGAAGTTCTCTGGCTAATGGAGAAGCCTTTCAAAATGCAATTAATATTATTACCTCTGACCCACAACGCCGGGTAATTGTCACTTCTGCACCGGGTAAACGTTTTGCCGATGATATTAAGGTTACTGACTTACTGATTAAATATGCCCAAACAGTAATTGCAGGCCAAAACCCTCAAGAAATCGTTGAACAAATTTTAAATCGATATCAAGAGATTGCTGCTTATTTTGGCTTACCAGCAGATAAATTAATTCCGCTAGCCGAACGACTGGAAGGCCTTCCTAACCATACGTATCCAAATGATAACTATCTCTTGGCTGCTTTCAAAGCTCATGGTGAACGCTTAAATGCCCAACTAATGGCCATCCTTTTGCAGCATTTAGGTTATGAAGCACGTTTTGTGACACCAAGTGAAGCTGGTATTATTGTTACTGGAACTCCCAATAATGCTAATGTTATCCCAGAAACATATGCAAACTTGAGTCATTTTACGTTTAATGAAAACGAATTATTAATATTCCCCGGTTTCTATGGTCTCACCCTTGCCGGACACATTGCTACTTTTTCCCGTGGCGGTTCTGATATCACCGGTGCGATTCTTGCGCGCGGTCTTCACGCCTCCACTTATGAAAATTTCACCGATGTTGATGCTATTTACTCAGCCAATCCACAAATTGTTGATCATCCGCAACCAATTACAACCATGACTTACCGAGAAATGCGGGAACTATCTTACGCTGGTTTTTCCGTCTTTCACGATGAAGCACTGATTCCTGCCATTCAAGGAAATATTCCAATCAATGTTCGTAATACTAATGACCCTGAAAAGCCAGGAACAATGATTGTCCCTGATAAAGATTTTCAACCAAGCGACATTGTAACGGGGGTCGTGAGCGGAAAACACTTTGCAGCCCTCTACCTGCACAAATATCTCCTTAACAAGCAAGCAGGTTTTACTCTTCGGATCCTTGAAATTCTCGCAAAGCACAACGTCTCATACGAACATATGCCTTCAGGAATCGATGATATAACAATTATCCTTGATCGGAATGCAATTAATGACCAATTAATCGATACCATCTGCAATGAAATTCAAGAAGAGATTAATCCTGACCGTTTAGAATGGATTGACAATTATGCAATTACCATGGTTGTTGGTGAAGGTATGCGTAATCGCACGGGGGTAATCGATGATATTTTAATGCCCCTAGCTGAAAAACACATTGCGGTTCCCATGATTAATCAAGGAGCTTCACGAATTGCAATTATGATTGGGACATACAACGAAGATGCAGATGAAGCTGTTCGAGCTATTTACCATCGCTTTTTCGCAAATTAG
- the lysA gene encoding diaminopimelate decarboxylase: MNEQISDQQINAAGHLTIGGCDAVDLAHRFGTPLVVYDVQQIRNQIRAFKQVFEENSVDYAVSYASKAFSAIAMYQVVAAEGAHVDVVSGGELYTAIKAGFPMANVSFHGNNKSREELEMAIDHHVGTIMIDNFHEIELLADVLEEHDAHVDVMLRITPGISAHTNKYIQTGQVDSKFGFDLQSGQADEALTKVLENPRMQMKGLHAHIGSQIFELAGFEGVAKKLVEVAAHWQEKFNYQAAVINVGGGFGIRYVKDDTPLAPEEFVAAIIKAIKTEIKETNLAMPAIWIEPGRSIAGPAGYNLYTVGSRKDVPGLKPYVTVDGGMGDNIRPALYEAQYETVLANNPRAELVEHVRVAGKYCESGDILSQNQALPATKPGDVLAMLDTGAYGYSMASNYNRNPRPAVVFAEKGTAQVVIKRETYDDLIHLDEPYQQ, translated from the coding sequence ATGAACGAACAAATTTCTGATCAACAAATAAACGCTGCTGGTCACCTAACAATTGGGGGATGTGATGCAGTTGATTTAGCTCACCGGTTTGGTACCCCGTTAGTTGTTTATGATGTTCAACAGATTCGTAACCAGATCCGAGCATTTAAGCAGGTTTTTGAAGAAAACAGTGTTGATTATGCAGTTAGCTATGCAAGTAAAGCTTTTTCAGCAATCGCAATGTATCAAGTAGTTGCTGCAGAAGGTGCGCATGTTGATGTTGTTTCTGGTGGTGAATTGTATACGGCAATCAAAGCGGGCTTTCCAATGGCTAATGTTAGTTTTCACGGGAATAATAAATCACGGGAAGAATTGGAAATGGCAATTGACCATCACGTGGGAACAATCATGATTGATAACTTCCATGAGATTGAATTGCTGGCAGACGTTTTGGAAGAGCATGATGCGCATGTTGATGTGATGTTGCGAATTACTCCTGGAATTTCTGCTCATACAAATAAGTACATTCAAACTGGTCAAGTTGACAGTAAATTTGGATTTGACCTTCAATCAGGACAGGCAGATGAGGCGTTAACAAAAGTTCTTGAAAATCCCCGGATGCAAATGAAAGGATTGCATGCCCATATTGGTTCACAGATTTTTGAACTTGCGGGATTTGAAGGAGTAGCTAAGAAGTTAGTTGAAGTTGCCGCCCACTGGCAAGAAAAATTCAACTACCAAGCTGCTGTGATCAACGTTGGAGGTGGCTTTGGAATTCGTTATGTAAAAGATGATACACCACTTGCTCCAGAAGAATTTGTGGCAGCAATTATTAAGGCCATCAAAACTGAAATTAAAGAAACAAACCTTGCCATGCCGGCAATCTGGATAGAACCAGGACGCTCAATCGCGGGGCCTGCTGGCTATAATCTTTATACTGTTGGATCACGTAAAGATGTACCAGGATTGAAGCCATATGTAACAGTTGATGGCGGGATGGGCGATAACATTCGTCCAGCACTTTATGAAGCACAATATGAAACGGTCTTAGCAAATAATCCTCGGGCGGAATTGGTTGAACATGTTCGGGTGGCAGGAAAGTATTGCGAGTCTGGTGATATCCTTAGTCAGAATCAGGCATTACCGGCTACGAAACCAGGGGATGTCTTGGCAATGCTTGATACTGGTGCTTATGGCTATTCAATGGCTTCAAATTATAATCGGAATCCTCGTCCAGCAGTTGTCTTTGCAGAAAAAGGCACAGCCCAGGTTGTAATTAAACGAGAAACTTACGATGATTTAATTCATTTGGATGAACCATACCAACAATAA
- the dapD gene encoding 2,3,4,5-tetrahydropyridine-2,6-dicarboxylate N-acetyltransferase, producing MAELDAQTIINYISNAPKKTPVKVYLKGNLGDLEFPAEVETFLEQHTGVIFGDWTVIEPLLKEYSSAIESYHVENDARNSAVPLLDLKNINARIEPGAIIRDKVLIGDNAVIMMGATINIGAEIGADSMIDMGAVLGGRAIVGRHCHIGAGTVLAGVVEPASAEPVRIDDNVMVGANAVVIEGVHVGEGAVIAAGAIVTHDVAPHTMVAGVPAKFIKNVDDQTAGKTELEDDLRKL from the coding sequence ATGGCTGAATTAGATGCACAAACAATCATTAACTACATTAGTAACGCACCCAAGAAGACACCGGTAAAGGTCTACCTTAAAGGAAATTTGGGTGATTTAGAATTTCCCGCAGAAGTAGAAACATTTCTTGAACAGCATACGGGTGTTATTTTCGGTGATTGGACAGTTATCGAACCGTTATTAAAGGAATACAGTTCAGCAATTGAATCTTACCATGTGGAAAACGATGCGCGTAATTCAGCAGTTCCTTTGCTTGATTTGAAGAATATTAATGCCCGCATTGAGCCGGGAGCAATTATTCGCGATAAAGTGCTTATTGGTGACAATGCTGTCATTATGATGGGCGCAACAATTAATATTGGTGCTGAAATTGGTGCCGATTCGATGATTGATATGGGGGCAGTTCTTGGTGGCCGTGCAATTGTTGGTCGCCACTGTCATATTGGTGCTGGTACTGTCTTAGCTGGAGTTGTTGAACCGGCTTCAGCTGAACCAGTCCGCATTGATGACAATGTAATGGTTGGCGCCAATGCGGTGGTAATTGAAGGGGTTCATGTAGGAGAAGGAGCTGTCATTGCTGCTGGGGCAATTGTTACTCATGATGTGGCTCCTCATACGATGGTTGCGGGAGTTCCTGCTAAGTTTATTAAAAATGTCGATGATCAAACCGCTGGCAAGACCGAATTAGAGGATGATTTACGGAAGCTCTAG